A DNA window from Coffea arabica cultivar ET-39 chromosome 6c, Coffea Arabica ET-39 HiFi, whole genome shotgun sequence contains the following coding sequences:
- the LOC113692530 gene encoding protein NLP6-like isoform X1 yields the protein MCRYILVSYTIDRGTGSIQKISQFCPVQMAMEAQTSPSPPFCTEGLGPCELSYSHSCESSSFLGRIKNNYTWWVFWSRCGNDEGADGFSATADGAVIKDQIKRLLQLVTKTERCLVQFWGLVKNEDKTYLTTRDQPFALQCSSHLDVKKLCEYRKHCLEYLIPVDDDGDEVQRIIGPPGRVFRSGLPEYAWNVGDYTSREYPQRDYAISRVAEYWALPIYYHPTQHLPIGTLEFASPSYTCLPRFRVLEKLKNLPRELNLTTTCVSLLAKVNSCQRGEIAIIDEALSKVREICGLGYGDIKTWTISGEILSRHRGIDFIRKGQGVVGRAFSSKSACFCRDIRQLSITNYPLVPIARSYKYSACFAVCLQSSCSNNCIYVLEFFLPMNEKDCRDPRALLHILMETLEESLQSSFKIASGQELGQKLTVEVIKVSPENEFDSFEICSTTGVESTPRFGEVQRGEGVLQLDFPSQQVDDANGSMNGIHEQQNGSVGSTPRLAKAQGGEGMMQGDFSSQRVDSANAYINGVHGQQSGIVGSPPRPERIQGFVDRSYLELNLAGVDVVHNSMNGIYEQQNGIVGSSTGQVLMQNIFSVADHEPIVEDPDRDDASIEHSGNKVTNLKMREPSYTLKSDLGITREILEQNSTRKLEDAAKNIGVSRSTLKRICREYGINRWPPRKARKVSQAFAVQKTVQPATEYIEENHQSDATRLEDDISMWVIKVKYQEDNIKFELSSSARKIDLEKNIAQRFNLSLGSFKIKYQDELNEWILITCDTDLSFCMKTLSKLGRTTIEMLVS from the exons ATGTGTAGATATATATTAGTTTCCTATACAATAGATCGGGGAACAGGATCGATCCAGAAGATTAGCCAGTTTTGCCCTGTACAAATGGCAATGGAAGCTCAAACTTCTCCCTCCCCTCCTTTTTGTACGGAAGGTTTGGGGCCTTGTGAACTATCATACTCCCATTCATGTGAATCATCATCATTTTTGGGGCggattaaaaataattatacctGGTGGGTTTTCTGGAGCAGATGCGGCAATGACGAAGGAGCAGATGGGTTTTCAGCCA CTGCTGACGGTGCCGTGATTAAGGACCAGATCAAACGTCTTCTACAGCTTGTTACGAAAACCGAGCGGTGTCTAGTTCAGTTTTGGGGCTTAGTGAAGAATGAGGACAAAACGTATTTGACAACTCGTGACCAGCCTTTTGCTTTGCAGTGCTCCAGTCATCTAGACGTCAAGAAGCTATGTGAATACAGGAAGCACTGTTTGGAGTACTTAATACCCGTCGATGATGATGGTGATGAAGTACAGCGTATAATTGGTCCCCCTGGTCGGGTGTTTCGCAGTGGGTTGCCTGAATATGCATGGAATGTGGGTGATTACACTAGCAGAGAGTATCCTCAACGTGATTATGCGATTAGCCGTGTTGCGGAATACTGGGCGTTGCCAATCTATTATCATCCTACTCAGCACCTCCCCATTGGTACACTGGAATTTGCATCACCAAGTTATACTTGCCTTCCTCGTTTTCGGGTTCTGGAGAAGCTTAAG AATCTACCACGGGAGTTGAATCTGACAACTACTTGTGTAAGCCTCCTCGCGAAAGTAAATTCAT GTCAACGTGGAGAAATTGCTATAATTGACGAAGCATTGAGCAAGGTGAGGGAAATATGTGGACTGGGTTATGGTGATATAAAAACTTGGACTATTTCTGGAGAAATACTAAGTCGTCATCGTGGCATAGATTTTATTCGGAAGGGACAAGGGGTAGTTGGGAGAGCATTCTCATCCAAAAGTGCATGCTTTTGTAGGGATATAAGACAGTTAAGCATAACAAACTACCCGTTGGTACCCATTGCACGATCCTACAAGTACTCTGCCTGTTTTGCAGTTTGTTTGCAGAGCTCTTGCTCGAACAATTGCATTTACGTACTGGAGTTCTTTTTACCTATGAATGAAAAGGACTGTAGGGATCCCAGGGCATTGTTGCACATTCTAATGGAAACATTGGAAGAAAGCCTCCAGAGTTCTTTTAAGATCGCTTCAGGACAAGAATTGGGGCAGAAATTGACTGTTGAGGTTATAAAGGTCTCTCCAGAGAATGAATTTGATTCTTTTGAAATCTGCAGTACTACTGGTGTTGAATCTACTCCTAGGTTTGGAGAAGTACAGCGAGGAGAAGGAGTGCTGCAACTTGATTTCCCATCTCAACAAGTTGATGATGCAAATGGTTCTATGAATGGTATCCATGAACAGCAGAATGGAAGTGTTGGATCTACACCTAGGCTTGCAAAAGCACAAGGAGGGGAAGGAATGATGCAAGGTGATTTCTCATCTCAGCGAGTTGATTCTGCAAATGCTTATATAAATGGTGTCCATGGACAGCAGAGTGGAATTGTTGGATCCCCACCTAGACCAGAGCGCATACAGGGCTTTGTCGACAGATCATATCTAGAATTAAATCTTGCAGGAGTTGATGTCGTGCACAATTCTATGAATGGTATTTATGAACAGCAAAATGGAATTGTTGGATCTTCAACTGGACAGGTGCTTATGCAGAACATTTTCAGCGTAGCGGATCATGAACCAATTGTGGAAGATCCTGACAGAGATGATGCTAGTATAGAACACAGCGGCAATAAAGTGACTAATTTAAAAATGCGAGAGCCTAGTTATACCTTAAAAAGCGACCTTGGAATTACTCGTGAGATTCTTGAACAAAATTCTACAAGAAAACTTGAAGATGCTGCAAAAAATATTGGAG TTAGTCGATCTACATTGAAGCGTATATGTAGGGAGTACGGTATTAACAGATGGCCACCTCGTAAAGCAAGAAAGGTTAGTCAAGCCTTTGCTGTACAGAAAACTGTTCAACCCGCTactgaatatattgaagaaaaccaCCAGTCAGATGCAACGAGGCTAGAAGATGATATCAGCATGTGGGTGATCAAGGTAAAATATCAGGAGGACAATATAAAATTTGAACTTTCATCTTCTGCCCGTAAAATTGATCTGGAGAAGAACATTGCACAACGATTCAATCTATCCCTTGGAAGTTTTAAAATTAAGTATCAGGATGAACTTAATGAATGGATTTTGATAACATGTGATACAGATCTGAGTTTTTGTATGAAAACACTAAGCAAACTAGGTAGGACAACAATCGAAATGTTGGTCAGTTGA
- the LOC113692530 gene encoding protein NLP6-like isoform X2, with protein sequence MCRYILVSYTIDRGTGSIQKISQFCPVQMAMEAQTSPSPPFCTEGLGPCELSYSHSCESSSFLGRIKNNYTWWVFWSRCGNDEGADGFSATADGAVIKDQIKRLLQLVTKTERCLVQFWGLVKNEDKTYLTTRDQPFALQCSSHLDVKKLCEYRKHCLEYLIPVDDDGDEVQRIIGPPGRVFRSGLPEYAWNVGDYTSREYPQRDYAISRVAEYWALPIYYHPTQHLPIGTLEFASPSYTCLPRFRVLEKLKNLPRELNLTTTCVSLLAKVNSCQRGEIAIIDEALSKVREICGLGYGDIKTWTISGEILSRHRGIDFIRKGQGVVGRAFSSKSACFCRDIRQLSITNYPLVPIARSYKYSACFAVCLQSSCSNNCIYVLEFFLPMNEKDCRDPRALLHILMETLEESLQSSFKIASGQELGQKLTVEVIKVSPENEFDSFEICSTTGVESTPRFGEVQRGEGVLQLDFPSQQVDDANGSMNGIHEQQNGSVGSTPRLAKAQGGEGMMQGDFSSQRVDSANAYINGVHGQQSGIVGSPPRPERIQGFVDRSYLELNLAGVDVVHNSMNGIYEQQNGIVGSSTGQVLMQNIFSVADHEPIVEDPDRDDASIEHSGNKVTNLKMREPSYTLKSDLGITREILEQNSTRKLEDAAKNIGVSRSTLKRICREYGINRWPPRKARKVSQAFAVQKTVQPATEYIEENHQSDATRLEDDISMWVIKVKYQEDNIKFELSSSARKIDLEKNIAQRFNLSLGSFKIKYQDELSFTVVIVQLIGCSISCSMYN encoded by the exons ATGTGTAGATATATATTAGTTTCCTATACAATAGATCGGGGAACAGGATCGATCCAGAAGATTAGCCAGTTTTGCCCTGTACAAATGGCAATGGAAGCTCAAACTTCTCCCTCCCCTCCTTTTTGTACGGAAGGTTTGGGGCCTTGTGAACTATCATACTCCCATTCATGTGAATCATCATCATTTTTGGGGCggattaaaaataattatacctGGTGGGTTTTCTGGAGCAGATGCGGCAATGACGAAGGAGCAGATGGGTTTTCAGCCA CTGCTGACGGTGCCGTGATTAAGGACCAGATCAAACGTCTTCTACAGCTTGTTACGAAAACCGAGCGGTGTCTAGTTCAGTTTTGGGGCTTAGTGAAGAATGAGGACAAAACGTATTTGACAACTCGTGACCAGCCTTTTGCTTTGCAGTGCTCCAGTCATCTAGACGTCAAGAAGCTATGTGAATACAGGAAGCACTGTTTGGAGTACTTAATACCCGTCGATGATGATGGTGATGAAGTACAGCGTATAATTGGTCCCCCTGGTCGGGTGTTTCGCAGTGGGTTGCCTGAATATGCATGGAATGTGGGTGATTACACTAGCAGAGAGTATCCTCAACGTGATTATGCGATTAGCCGTGTTGCGGAATACTGGGCGTTGCCAATCTATTATCATCCTACTCAGCACCTCCCCATTGGTACACTGGAATTTGCATCACCAAGTTATACTTGCCTTCCTCGTTTTCGGGTTCTGGAGAAGCTTAAG AATCTACCACGGGAGTTGAATCTGACAACTACTTGTGTAAGCCTCCTCGCGAAAGTAAATTCAT GTCAACGTGGAGAAATTGCTATAATTGACGAAGCATTGAGCAAGGTGAGGGAAATATGTGGACTGGGTTATGGTGATATAAAAACTTGGACTATTTCTGGAGAAATACTAAGTCGTCATCGTGGCATAGATTTTATTCGGAAGGGACAAGGGGTAGTTGGGAGAGCATTCTCATCCAAAAGTGCATGCTTTTGTAGGGATATAAGACAGTTAAGCATAACAAACTACCCGTTGGTACCCATTGCACGATCCTACAAGTACTCTGCCTGTTTTGCAGTTTGTTTGCAGAGCTCTTGCTCGAACAATTGCATTTACGTACTGGAGTTCTTTTTACCTATGAATGAAAAGGACTGTAGGGATCCCAGGGCATTGTTGCACATTCTAATGGAAACATTGGAAGAAAGCCTCCAGAGTTCTTTTAAGATCGCTTCAGGACAAGAATTGGGGCAGAAATTGACTGTTGAGGTTATAAAGGTCTCTCCAGAGAATGAATTTGATTCTTTTGAAATCTGCAGTACTACTGGTGTTGAATCTACTCCTAGGTTTGGAGAAGTACAGCGAGGAGAAGGAGTGCTGCAACTTGATTTCCCATCTCAACAAGTTGATGATGCAAATGGTTCTATGAATGGTATCCATGAACAGCAGAATGGAAGTGTTGGATCTACACCTAGGCTTGCAAAAGCACAAGGAGGGGAAGGAATGATGCAAGGTGATTTCTCATCTCAGCGAGTTGATTCTGCAAATGCTTATATAAATGGTGTCCATGGACAGCAGAGTGGAATTGTTGGATCCCCACCTAGACCAGAGCGCATACAGGGCTTTGTCGACAGATCATATCTAGAATTAAATCTTGCAGGAGTTGATGTCGTGCACAATTCTATGAATGGTATTTATGAACAGCAAAATGGAATTGTTGGATCTTCAACTGGACAGGTGCTTATGCAGAACATTTTCAGCGTAGCGGATCATGAACCAATTGTGGAAGATCCTGACAGAGATGATGCTAGTATAGAACACAGCGGCAATAAAGTGACTAATTTAAAAATGCGAGAGCCTAGTTATACCTTAAAAAGCGACCTTGGAATTACTCGTGAGATTCTTGAACAAAATTCTACAAGAAAACTTGAAGATGCTGCAAAAAATATTGGAG TTAGTCGATCTACATTGAAGCGTATATGTAGGGAGTACGGTATTAACAGATGGCCACCTCGTAAAGCAAGAAAGGTTAGTCAAGCCTTTGCTGTACAGAAAACTGTTCAACCCGCTactgaatatattgaagaaaaccaCCAGTCAGATGCAACGAGGCTAGAAGATGATATCAGCATGTGGGTGATCAAGGTAAAATATCAGGAGGACAATATAAAATTTGAACTTTCATCTTCTGCCCGTAAAATTGATCTGGAGAAGAACATTGCACAACGATTCAATCTATCCCTTGGAAGTTTTAAAATTAAGTATCAGGATGAACT AAGCTTTACTGTGGTCATTGTGCAGCTTATAGGTTGTTCCATAAGTTGCTCAATGTACAATTAA